One segment of Anatilimnocola aggregata DNA contains the following:
- a CDS encoding DUF1254 domain-containing protein: MDDPITAAVKADKQAGVPAPGLEETKAIAEEGFIFGLPIVMNYAVMNEYAVDAKGSQFKAPFNQLDNTHRVATYEDTAVVTPNSDTPYSVVWLDLRAEPMVISVPAVPLDRYYSVQLIDGNTYNYGYMGSRATGPEAGDYLVVGPDAKVDKPAGIKEVFTSTTPFSLALFRTQLFQPDDMPNVEKVQAGYKVQPLSSFLKQAAPPAAPKIDFLPATTDGIKQNFFEYLDAALQFVPESAEDKPIREKLATIGIGPGKKFELKDLSLEHKAAVMLGMKAGDEKVDKFLASGIKKVNGWSIGSFFGNREFFKSDWLMRAAAAKGGIYGNDAAEAVYPITRVDADGETLDGNKHQYTITFPAGQLPPVNSFWSVTMYDGKSQLLIKNPINRYLINAPMLPSMKKNEDGSLTLYIQKESPGEGKESNWLPAPDGPIYLVMRLYWPKTETPSILPAGEGTWQPPAVVRVN; the protein is encoded by the coding sequence ATGGATGACCCAATTACTGCGGCCGTCAAAGCCGATAAGCAGGCTGGCGTGCCGGCTCCCGGCTTGGAAGAGACGAAAGCCATCGCGGAAGAGGGCTTTATTTTCGGCCTGCCAATTGTGATGAACTACGCGGTGATGAACGAATATGCGGTGGATGCGAAGGGGAGCCAGTTCAAAGCGCCGTTCAACCAACTCGATAACACGCACCGCGTAGCGACCTATGAAGATACCGCGGTGGTCACGCCGAATAGCGACACTCCTTACTCCGTTGTATGGCTCGATCTGCGGGCCGAGCCCATGGTCATTTCGGTACCGGCAGTGCCGCTGGATCGCTATTATTCGGTGCAGTTGATCGACGGCAATACGTACAACTACGGCTATATGGGAAGTCGCGCGACGGGCCCGGAAGCTGGTGACTACCTGGTGGTCGGCCCGGATGCGAAGGTCGACAAGCCGGCGGGAATCAAGGAGGTCTTTACCTCAACCACGCCGTTCTCCCTCGCACTTTTTCGGACGCAGTTGTTTCAGCCCGACGACATGCCGAACGTCGAAAAAGTGCAGGCTGGATACAAAGTGCAGCCGTTGTCGTCCTTCTTAAAACAGGCCGCACCTCCGGCTGCTCCCAAAATCGATTTCCTGCCCGCAACGACCGACGGAATCAAGCAGAACTTTTTCGAGTATCTAGACGCCGCGCTGCAATTTGTTCCTGAATCGGCAGAAGATAAGCCAATCCGCGAAAAACTGGCCACGATTGGGATTGGCCCCGGCAAGAAGTTCGAACTCAAGGATCTTTCGCTGGAGCACAAGGCTGCGGTCATGCTGGGGATGAAAGCTGGTGACGAGAAGGTCGACAAGTTCCTGGCTAGCGGGATCAAAAAAGTAAATGGCTGGAGCATCGGTTCGTTCTTTGGCAATCGGGAGTTTTTCAAAAGCGACTGGCTCATGCGGGCAGCGGCAGCGAAAGGTGGCATCTATGGGAACGACGCTGCTGAAGCGGTCTATCCGATTACGCGCGTCGATGCCGACGGTGAAACACTCGATGGCAACAAGCACCAGTACACGATCACATTCCCGGCCGGCCAATTGCCGCCGGTCAATTCTTTCTGGTCGGTGACGATGTACGACGGCAAGAGCCAACTGCTGATTAAGAATCCGATCAATCGCTACCTGATTAACGCCCCGATGCTGCCGAGTATGAAAAAGAACGAAGACGGCTCACTCACGCTCTACATTCAAAAAGAAAGCCCGGGCGAAGGCAAAGAAAGCAACTGGCTCCCCGCACCCGATGGTCCCATCTATCTGGTGATGCGACTCTATTGGCCGAAGACCGAAACGCCGTCCATTCTTCCTGCGGGCGAAGGTACCTGGCAGCCGCCAGCCGTCGTGCGCGTGAACTAA
- a CDS encoding vWA domain-containing protein yields the protein MSFAELNPNYLALPVAALVLILSAVAETMHSRRSRALARLAFGPTGEPRVWTQAVPLLRVIAATALAWGLVILAIAPSEGIQTTGADSDETVAPADIQRVILLLDVSPSMAISDSGENRDLQRRQRVLQVIQGIFPRISLGRTRFSIIAFFTSARPVVVDAYDTAVITNVLDNLPLVWAFEPGKTNVIEGLQATADMARDWAPNSTTVFLCTDGDTLDFSRIPKMPRSINQFQIFAVGDPVVGTFIDGHDSRQQSGVLRRLAAELRGSYYDVNTQHVPTSALAELAITPPKPAKLGFTWKDLALGAIGIGAALLAFLPLLLEYLGCAWNAERELPLMRNREEEPALSAVTRGRETVA from the coding sequence ATGTCGTTTGCCGAGTTGAATCCGAACTATCTCGCCCTGCCGGTTGCCGCGCTGGTGCTGATTCTATCGGCCGTTGCCGAAACGATGCACTCCCGCCGCAGTCGCGCGCTCGCGCGACTAGCCTTCGGACCGACCGGCGAACCGCGCGTTTGGACGCAAGCTGTGCCACTGCTGCGCGTGATCGCGGCGACAGCGCTCGCCTGGGGATTAGTCATCCTCGCCATTGCACCAAGCGAAGGAATCCAGACGACCGGCGCGGATAGCGACGAAACGGTCGCCCCCGCAGACATTCAGCGAGTGATTCTGCTGCTTGACGTTTCACCAAGCATGGCAATTTCTGACTCGGGCGAGAATCGCGACCTGCAGCGCCGCCAGCGCGTGCTGCAAGTGATTCAAGGGATCTTCCCCCGCATTTCGCTCGGGCGGACCCGCTTCAGTATTATTGCCTTCTTCACTTCCGCGCGGCCGGTGGTTGTCGATGCCTACGATACCGCCGTCATCACCAACGTGCTCGATAACTTGCCGCTGGTCTGGGCCTTTGAGCCGGGCAAGACGAATGTGATTGAAGGGCTGCAAGCGACGGCCGACATGGCCCGCGACTGGGCCCCCAATAGCACGACGGTCTTCTTGTGCACCGACGGCGACACGCTCGACTTCAGCCGTATTCCCAAGATGCCGCGGTCGATCAATCAGTTTCAAATCTTTGCCGTCGGCGATCCCGTCGTCGGCACGTTCATCGACGGCCACGATTCTCGCCAGCAGTCCGGTGTGTTGCGCCGCCTGGCTGCCGAATTGCGCGGATCCTATTACGACGTCAACACCCAACACGTACCAACCTCCGCGCTCGCAGAACTGGCCATCACTCCTCCCAAGCCCGCCAAGCTTGGCTTCACTTGGAAAGATCTGGCGCTCGGCGCGATCGGCATCGGTGCGGCGCTGTTGGCATTCTTGCCGCTGTTGCTCGAATATTTGGGCTGTGCGTGGAATGCCGAGCGAGAGTTGCCCCTGATGCGCAATCGTGAAGAAGAACCGGCATTGTCCGCTGTAACGCGCGGTCGGGAGACGGTCGCATGA
- a CDS encoding AAA family ATPase, translating to MSTAELNSIAASQIEEIRTRVAKVVVGQDVVVERILIALLTGGHLLLEGVPGLAKTLLVNAVARTIGMSFGRVQFTIDMLPSDVIGSEILDQATHQFRIHKGPVFTNLLLADEINRAAPKVQGCLLEAMQERKVTLGGNTFPLPAPFLVIATQNPIEQSGTFELPEAQLDRFMLCHRLEYPSADQEKEVYRRQLNMGLVRQDGGGAVPRSAFDMISANPVCGIPELVNMMEQVQSIHVSEAFTEHVVRTVRRTREHSALAVGCSPRAGLSLVQASRARALLHNRSYVVPEDMIALAEDVILHRIRLTYESVARGVHARDVLEEIMREL from the coding sequence GTGAGCACCGCCGAACTGAATTCCATTGCCGCCAGCCAGATTGAGGAGATCCGCACACGGGTCGCCAAAGTTGTCGTCGGGCAAGACGTCGTCGTCGAACGCATCTTGATTGCCTTGCTCACCGGCGGGCACTTGCTGCTGGAAGGTGTGCCGGGACTGGCCAAGACGCTGCTCGTGAATGCTGTCGCGCGGACCATTGGCATGAGCTTCGGCCGCGTGCAGTTCACCATCGACATGCTGCCGTCCGATGTAATTGGCTCAGAAATTCTCGATCAAGCGACGCACCAGTTTCGCATTCACAAGGGGCCGGTCTTCACCAACCTACTCCTCGCGGACGAAATCAACCGCGCTGCTCCCAAGGTGCAAGGCTGCTTGCTGGAAGCGATGCAGGAACGCAAAGTCACGCTCGGCGGCAACACGTTTCCGCTACCTGCGCCGTTTCTGGTCATCGCCACGCAGAACCCCATCGAGCAATCGGGAACGTTCGAGTTGCCCGAAGCCCAACTCGACCGCTTCATGCTCTGCCATCGGCTGGAGTATCCCTCAGCCGATCAGGAGAAAGAAGTTTATCGTCGGCAATTGAACATGGGTCTCGTTCGGCAGGATGGTGGCGGCGCGGTGCCACGTTCCGCGTTCGATATGATCTCTGCGAATCCGGTTTGCGGAATTCCGGAACTCGTCAACATGATGGAGCAGGTCCAGTCGATTCACGTCAGCGAGGCTTTTACCGAGCACGTCGTCCGTACCGTTCGCCGTACTCGTGAACACTCCGCCCTGGCCGTCGGCTGCAGTCCGCGTGCTGGCTTGTCGCTCGTTCAGGCATCGCGCGCTCGCGCCTTATTGCACAACCGCTCGTATGTGGTTCCGGAAGACATGATCGCCCTGGCCGAAGACGTGATTCTGCACCGCATTCGCTTGACTTACGAGAGCGTCGCCCGCGGCGTCCACGCCCGCGATGTGCTCGAAGAAATCATGCGTGAGTTGTAA
- a CDS encoding DUF58 domain-containing protein — translation MSYLLPPITNPRRQFEFEIKLLADSLSFGGDASRFLGSGLEYAQSRPYEPGDPVKLIDWRVTARTGKPFVKEYEAARQVPIYLAVDTSASMCVGSVEQSKYYWAVRLAAGIALAGLERLSPVGVVAGGERDLRVTPTLSSQSLLQWAEQLRQYDFRERTLLSSRLRTLAASLKSRSIVFVLSDLHDEGAINVIELLATNHEVVVLWLQDPAEVTLPRGGIFRAREAETGSKAVLHGWTKLSTNDRIRESLVQSGIEFLHLPIDSPVLPRVRYFLKHRKSLGHD, via the coding sequence ATGTCTTACTTACTACCACCCATCACGAATCCGCGCAGACAGTTTGAATTCGAAATCAAACTGCTGGCCGACAGCTTGAGCTTCGGCGGCGATGCCTCGCGCTTTTTAGGGTCGGGCTTGGAGTATGCGCAGTCGCGACCCTATGAACCGGGCGATCCCGTCAAGCTGATCGATTGGCGAGTCACTGCTCGCACGGGAAAGCCGTTCGTCAAAGAGTACGAAGCAGCGCGGCAAGTTCCCATTTATCTGGCGGTCGATACTTCGGCGTCGATGTGCGTTGGCTCGGTCGAACAGAGCAAGTACTACTGGGCCGTGCGTCTCGCGGCGGGCATTGCTCTCGCGGGACTCGAGCGTCTTAGTCCCGTTGGTGTGGTCGCCGGCGGCGAGCGCGACTTGCGCGTTACACCCACGCTGTCTTCACAAAGCCTGCTGCAGTGGGCCGAACAATTGCGGCAATACGATTTTCGCGAACGAACCCTCCTCTCTTCGCGATTGCGAACGCTGGCTGCGTCGCTCAAGTCTCGCTCGATCGTCTTCGTCCTCAGCGATTTGCATGACGAAGGAGCGATCAACGTGATTGAACTGCTCGCGACCAATCACGAAGTAGTCGTGCTCTGGCTGCAAGATCCGGCTGAGGTTACCTTGCCCCGCGGTGGCATCTTCCGCGCTCGCGAAGCAGAGACCGGCAGTAAGGCCGTCCTGCATGGCTGGACCAAGCTCAGCACGAATGACCGCATCCGCGAATCGCTCGTGCAAAGCGGCATCGAGTTCCTGCATCTGCCGATTGACAGTCCGGTTCTCCCTCGCGTTCGTTATTTTCTCAAGCATCGCAAGTCACTCGGCCACGATTAA
- a CDS encoding vWA domain-containing protein codes for MIFSRPELLPLLCLPVLLGCWQWWRRGRPVVLPFDFGSLRRGTWIGLFVRSADLLPAAILAVAIFLWAGPLIEGPPVYPSQVANIQIALDTSGSMNDPLGDKIKKDGTPYTKYDAAMEAITEFTTFRKGDAFGFTIFTSGVMHWVPLTTDLSAIRLATPFVGPGTFPLKWWDGTKVGNALRECARVLEERHEGDRMIIVLTDGESPDLMNGQAAVIARELSAKNIVVYIVSIRNAVPPEELRTVAQVTGGEIFESGDMPALRSVFKRIDGLQRAKLVAAQTTWLDYFAPFAFVGIGLLVCQQLAAFGLRFTPW; via the coding sequence ATGATCTTCTCCCGCCCCGAACTGCTTCCCCTGTTGTGCCTGCCAGTATTGCTCGGCTGTTGGCAATGGTGGCGGCGCGGCCGGCCCGTGGTGCTGCCGTTCGATTTCGGCAGCCTGCGGCGCGGCACTTGGATTGGCCTGTTCGTGCGCTCGGCGGATTTGCTGCCCGCAGCGATCTTGGCGGTGGCCATCTTTCTGTGGGCCGGTCCGCTCATCGAAGGTCCGCCCGTTTATCCTTCGCAAGTGGCGAACATTCAAATCGCGCTCGATACCTCGGGCAGCATGAACGATCCGCTGGGTGACAAGATCAAAAAGGACGGCACGCCGTACACCAAGTACGACGCAGCCATGGAGGCCATCACCGAGTTCACCACGTTCCGCAAAGGGGACGCGTTCGGGTTCACGATCTTCACCTCCGGCGTGATGCATTGGGTCCCGCTAACGACCGACCTCTCGGCGATTCGGTTGGCAACGCCCTTTGTTGGTCCCGGCACTTTTCCGCTTAAATGGTGGGACGGCACGAAGGTCGGCAATGCGCTGCGCGAATGTGCGCGAGTGCTCGAAGAGCGGCATGAAGGGGACCGGATGATCATCGTCCTGACCGACGGCGAAAGTCCCGACCTGATGAATGGCCAAGCGGCAGTGATCGCCCGCGAGTTGAGCGCCAAGAATATCGTCGTCTACATCGTTTCTATTCGGAACGCAGTGCCGCCGGAAGAATTGAGAACGGTCGCGCAGGTCACGGGGGGCGAGATTTTCGAATCGGGCGATATGCCGGCCCTCCGTTCCGTCTTCAAGCGAATCGACGGTTTACAGCGGGCTAAGCTGGTGGCGGCTCAGACCACCTGGCTCGATTACTTCGCACCCTTCGCGTTCGTGGGGATCGGGCTGCTTGTCTGTCAGCAGTTGGCTGCCTTTGGGCTGCGGTTCACGCCTTGGTAG
- a CDS encoding PVC-type heme-binding CxxCH protein, with product MNRPSICLWVLIAAFGIASVSAAEPGQVDPPLPDGTREAQAKIAALRMPKGLKVELFAAEPRLASPVALCLDEQGRVYVAEEFRFNRGTEENRSRPFLLEDDLQLKTVDDRLAMFQKFAGKFEGGMEWFTRYTDQVRRLEDRDGDGRAEISTVFAAGLNGPLDGLAAGLIARDGDIYLTCIPKLWKLRDEDGDGVAEKREALLHGFGVNAAFLGHDLHGLCWGPDGKLYFSVGDRGFHVQTKEGTTLAEPRRGAVFRCNADGSEFEVVHRGLRNPQELAFDDSGNLFAADNNCDKGDISRLVYVVEGADSGWNMAYQTIPAPYETGPWHAEKIWHLDGAAEAESIRPAWVLPPVGKLGAGPSGFAYCGAAGWSEHFRGRFFHCNYTGNGGIETFRVKAKGASFEIVGYEDFLKPISATDADFGYDGKLYVSDFVGLDWTGKSRGGRVYTAFDPATVSSAETLQVKELFAKGFKQRANDELLALLAHADQRVRQRAQFELAGRGAAAIPVFTKVAESNPSLLARLHAIWGLGMLGRHQPAALQPVIALLASDNAEIRAQAARTLGDVRCPDAGTKLVQLLQDAEPRVQLHAAVALGRTRFKPAVEPLFTLIQSNQNRDKYLRHACVYALGEIGNKQAVLAKANDTEPAVRLATLLVLRRWNDVEVKRFLSDADWSIAAEAARAVNDLALDAAIGDLAALADGLHLSAAQVPDSLGRRVIHANFRLGTTSHAAAVARIAANDKLSLPIRREALAALSDWTKPTQRDRVNGNWRPLGARDAAIVQAAVQPQLSALLSHCQGELQVQLTQLITKLALKTDDNTFVEWARDSAKETPVRIAALELLASRKHERTKDLLVAALAEPDQSLAVAAMRIVGRNLPGEALEIISTSLKSPETAIPVKQQALASLAELKTKGADELLGDWAARLTRGTVPKSLQLDVVEAINGRDSAELKKSLEPFTKRQETGDSLERFRLALEGGDVEKGKQIFTGHRQAQCSRCHRVGDQGGDAGPNLTRLSATAERQHLLASLVLPNLQIAPGFGSVTLLLADGTSVGGIIKSEKDGVIELLTPQNELRKIKTEEVEDRTMPVSAMPPMDKVLSLREIRDVVEFLSTLK from the coding sequence ATGAACCGGCCCAGCATTTGTCTTTGGGTTCTGATTGCCGCGTTTGGTATCGCCTCCGTCAGCGCGGCTGAACCTGGGCAGGTCGATCCGCCGCTGCCGGACGGCACCCGTGAAGCGCAGGCGAAGATCGCTGCTTTACGAATGCCCAAGGGACTGAAGGTCGAACTCTTTGCCGCGGAGCCACGGCTTGCCAGTCCCGTGGCCCTCTGTCTGGATGAGCAAGGGCGAGTCTATGTGGCCGAAGAGTTTCGCTTCAATCGCGGCACCGAAGAGAACCGCAGCCGGCCGTTTTTGCTCGAAGACGATCTGCAACTCAAAACAGTCGACGATCGGCTGGCGATGTTTCAAAAGTTTGCCGGCAAGTTCGAAGGGGGAATGGAGTGGTTCACGCGCTACACCGACCAGGTTCGCCGCCTGGAAGATCGGGATGGTGACGGCCGCGCGGAAATATCCACGGTGTTCGCGGCCGGCTTGAATGGCCCGCTCGATGGCCTCGCAGCCGGCCTGATTGCCCGCGATGGCGACATCTATCTCACCTGCATCCCCAAGCTGTGGAAGCTCCGCGATGAAGATGGCGACGGTGTCGCCGAGAAGCGTGAAGCGCTGTTGCATGGCTTTGGTGTGAACGCAGCATTCTTGGGGCACGACTTGCACGGCCTCTGCTGGGGACCGGATGGCAAGCTCTACTTCAGCGTGGGGGACCGCGGTTTTCATGTGCAGACCAAAGAAGGAACAACGCTGGCCGAGCCGCGCCGTGGGGCCGTGTTTCGCTGCAATGCGGATGGGAGTGAATTCGAGGTAGTTCATCGCGGGCTGCGAAACCCGCAGGAACTGGCCTTCGATGATTCCGGCAATCTCTTCGCCGCCGACAACAATTGCGACAAGGGAGATATTTCCCGGCTGGTGTATGTCGTGGAAGGAGCCGACAGCGGCTGGAACATGGCCTACCAGACAATTCCCGCTCCGTATGAAACGGGCCCATGGCATGCCGAAAAGATTTGGCATCTTGATGGTGCCGCCGAGGCAGAAAGCATTCGCCCCGCCTGGGTGCTGCCTCCTGTTGGCAAGCTTGGTGCCGGCCCCAGCGGCTTTGCCTACTGCGGCGCAGCCGGCTGGAGCGAACACTTTCGCGGGCGGTTCTTTCACTGCAATTACACCGGCAATGGCGGCATCGAAACATTTCGCGTGAAGGCGAAAGGAGCCAGTTTTGAAATCGTTGGTTACGAGGATTTCCTCAAACCGATCTCTGCCACCGATGCCGACTTTGGCTACGACGGCAAGCTCTACGTCAGCGACTTCGTCGGCCTCGACTGGACTGGTAAGAGCCGCGGTGGTCGTGTCTACACGGCATTCGATCCGGCAACAGTCAGCAGTGCAGAAACGCTGCAGGTGAAGGAACTCTTTGCAAAAGGCTTCAAGCAGCGGGCCAATGACGAATTACTGGCGCTCCTCGCTCATGCCGATCAGCGCGTCCGTCAACGTGCGCAATTTGAGCTGGCTGGCCGCGGCGCAGCCGCGATTCCGGTGTTCACGAAAGTCGCGGAGAGTAATCCGTCGTTACTGGCTCGACTGCACGCCATTTGGGGGCTCGGCATGCTCGGCCGCCATCAGCCCGCAGCGCTCCAGCCGGTGATTGCGCTGCTCGCCAGCGACAATGCCGAGATTCGCGCGCAGGCTGCACGTACGCTGGGCGATGTTCGTTGCCCAGATGCTGGCACAAAGCTTGTTCAACTGCTGCAAGACGCGGAACCACGCGTGCAACTGCACGCCGCCGTAGCGCTGGGCCGAACCAGGTTCAAGCCAGCGGTGGAACCTCTCTTCACGCTCATTCAGAGCAATCAGAATCGCGATAAGTACTTGCGCCATGCTTGCGTGTATGCGCTGGGTGAAATTGGCAACAAGCAGGCAGTGCTCGCGAAAGCCAACGATACGGAACCTGCTGTTCGTCTGGCGACGTTGCTGGTTCTGCGTCGTTGGAATGATGTCGAAGTGAAGCGCTTCCTCAGTGATGCCGACTGGTCCATCGCGGCCGAAGCAGCCCGCGCGGTGAATGATCTGGCCCTGGACGCCGCAATAGGCGACCTGGCCGCACTGGCTGATGGACTGCATCTTTCTGCCGCGCAAGTTCCTGATTCGCTCGGCCGCCGCGTGATCCATGCGAATTTCCGGCTTGGCACCACTTCGCACGCTGCAGCCGTCGCGCGCATTGCCGCGAACGACAAACTCTCGCTCCCCATTCGCCGCGAAGCACTCGCGGCCCTTTCGGACTGGACCAAGCCAACCCAGCGCGACCGTGTGAACGGTAATTGGCGGCCGCTTGGAGCGCGCGACGCGGCCATCGTGCAGGCGGCGGTCCAGCCCCAACTCTCGGCACTCCTCAGTCATTGCCAGGGCGAATTGCAGGTGCAACTGACGCAGCTCATCACCAAACTGGCCCTCAAAACGGACGACAACACCTTCGTCGAGTGGGCCCGCGATTCGGCCAAAGAGACTCCGGTCCGCATTGCCGCGCTCGAACTCCTCGCCAGCCGCAAGCATGAACGCACGAAGGATCTGCTGGTTGCCGCGCTGGCCGAGCCAGATCAGTCCTTGGCCGTCGCAGCGATGCGAATCGTCGGCCGCAATCTGCCCGGCGAAGCGCTGGAGATTATTTCCACTTCTCTCAAGTCTCCCGAAACAGCCATCCCGGTGAAGCAGCAAGCTTTGGCCTCGCTGGCCGAATTGAAGACCAAGGGCGCGGATGAATTGCTCGGTGATTGGGCGGCGCGACTCACGCGTGGCACGGTCCCCAAGAGTTTGCAACTGGATGTGGTCGAAGCGATCAACGGGCGAGATTCAGCCGAACTGAAGAAGAGTCTCGAGCCTTTCACCAAGCGCCAAGAGACGGGCGATTCCCTGGAGCGTTTTCGCCTCGCGCTCGAAGGGGGTGATGTCGAAAAAGGAAAGCAGATCTTCACCGGACATCGCCAGGCGCAATGCAGCCGTTGTCACCGCGTGGGAGATCAGGGAGGGGACGCCGGACCGAACTTGACCCGACTCTCGGCGACCGCTGAGCGTCAGCACCTGCTTGCTTCGCTCGTGCTTCCTAACTTGCAGATCGCGCCGGGCTTCGGCAGCGTGACGTTGCTGCTGGCGGACGGAACGTCGGTGGGCGGAATCATCAAAAGCGAGAAGGACGGCGTGATTGAATTGCTTACGCCGCAGAACGAACTGCGGAAGATCAAGACGGAGGAAGTTGAAGACCGAACCATGCCGGTGTCGGCGATGCCGCCGATGGATAAAGTCCTCAGTCTGCGCGAGATTCGCGACGTCGTGGAGTTCCTCTCCACGCTTAAATAG
- the purH gene encoding bifunctional phosphoribosylaminoimidazolecarboxamide formyltransferase/IMP cyclohydrolase: MSNPRLQRAVISVSDKTGLTEFVQALVAAGVEIFSTGGTRKHLENAGLKIRDVADYTGFPEMLDGRVKTLHPKIFGGILARRDHDEDMRLTAEHGIVSFELVVVNLYPFEATVAKPGVSPEEAIENIDIGGPSLVRAAAKNHAFVTIATSPHQYSEILAEVQTQGGTSLELRRKLAAAAYAHTAGYDAAISAWFAKELGQTFPPQLSIPLLLENELRYGENSHQLAAIYKQAGAKGTSLVGAKQLNGKELSYNNLLDLDSALGIVRPLSQAACAVIKHNNPCGAAVGASLAEATRKALDGDPQSAFGGVLAMNQPIDLATAEVLCTPGLFLEAIVAPSFEPAAVELLKTKPKWKANVRLLEVGKLTPQTATIGYRQIEGGMLVQQADVLADPESEWKIATEKKPAEKLLNDLKFGWAIVRHVKSNAIVLAKDGMLLGCGAGQMSRVDSVEIAIQKAGERGPGSVLASDAFFPFPDSIHRAAAAGVIAIIQPGGSVKDAEVVAACNEHGLPMIFTGRRHFKH, encoded by the coding sequence ATGAGCAATCCTCGTCTGCAGCGAGCGGTCATCAGCGTCAGCGACAAAACGGGCCTGACGGAGTTCGTCCAAGCCTTGGTGGCGGCCGGGGTCGAGATTTTCAGCACGGGTGGCACGCGCAAGCACCTGGAAAACGCCGGACTGAAGATTCGGGACGTGGCCGATTACACGGGCTTCCCCGAAATGCTCGATGGGCGGGTGAAAACCTTGCATCCGAAAATCTTCGGGGGCATTCTTGCCCGCCGCGACCACGACGAAGACATGCGGCTGACAGCCGAACATGGAATCGTCAGTTTCGAGTTGGTGGTGGTCAACCTGTATCCGTTTGAAGCCACGGTTGCCAAGCCGGGCGTGAGTCCTGAAGAAGCCATCGAGAACATCGATATCGGCGGCCCCAGCCTGGTGCGTGCAGCGGCCAAGAATCATGCCTTCGTGACGATCGCCACCAGCCCGCACCAATACTCGGAGATCCTGGCGGAAGTGCAAACGCAGGGTGGCACGTCCCTGGAACTGCGGCGCAAGTTGGCTGCTGCTGCTTACGCTCATACTGCGGGATACGACGCTGCGATCTCGGCCTGGTTCGCGAAGGAACTTGGGCAAACATTTCCGCCGCAGCTCAGCATTCCACTCTTACTCGAGAACGAACTGCGCTACGGCGAAAACTCGCACCAATTGGCGGCGATCTATAAGCAAGCCGGTGCCAAGGGAACGAGTCTGGTTGGCGCGAAACAACTCAACGGCAAAGAACTGTCGTACAACAACCTGCTCGATCTCGATAGCGCGCTGGGGATTGTTCGCCCGCTCTCGCAAGCCGCGTGTGCGGTCATCAAGCACAACAATCCGTGCGGTGCAGCCGTCGGCGCATCGCTGGCCGAAGCGACACGCAAGGCCCTCGATGGTGACCCGCAAAGTGCCTTCGGTGGCGTGCTGGCGATGAATCAGCCTATCGATCTGGCGACCGCAGAAGTCCTCTGCACACCGGGGCTGTTTCTCGAAGCGATCGTCGCTCCGTCTTTCGAGCCCGCCGCTGTCGAATTGCTCAAGACGAAGCCGAAATGGAAGGCGAACGTTCGGCTTCTCGAAGTCGGCAAGCTCACGCCGCAAACGGCGACCATCGGTTATCGGCAGATCGAAGGTGGCATGCTTGTGCAACAAGCCGATGTGCTGGCTGATCCCGAGAGCGAATGGAAGATCGCCACCGAGAAAAAGCCTGCCGAAAAGCTGCTCAACGATCTGAAGTTTGGCTGGGCGATCGTCCGGCACGTCAAGAGCAATGCGATCGTCCTCGCGAAGGACGGCATGTTGCTTGGCTGTGGAGCAGGGCAAATGAGCCGCGTTGATTCGGTGGAAATCGCGATTCAAAAGGCGGGCGAACGAGGCCCCGGCAGCGTGCTCGCTTCTGATGCGTTTTTTCCGTTCCCCGATTCGATTCATCGGGCCGCTGCAGCCGGCGTGATTGCGATTATTCAGCCGGGCGGCAGCGTCAAGGATGCGGAAGTCGTCGCGGCTTGCAACGAGCATGGCCTGCCGATGATCTTCACGGGCCGCCGGCACTTCAAGCACTAA
- the cyaB gene encoding class IV adenylate cyclase: MPLEVELKFPLADEAALRARLATFAITWHEPEVQVDCYFNHPARDFSQTDEALRLRKMGEQNVITYKGPKLDALTKTRREIELPIAAGDEGLAQFGELLTALSFRRVAEVKKTRTKANLTWQGCPVEVALDQVDGVGPFIELEIQASESDLALAKQAILDLAATLNLTNPERRSYLQLLLNGIQQTA; the protein is encoded by the coding sequence ATGCCCCTCGAAGTGGAACTCAAGTTTCCCCTCGCCGACGAAGCGGCCTTACGTGCTCGCTTAGCTACGTTTGCCATCACCTGGCATGAGCCCGAAGTACAGGTCGATTGCTACTTCAACCATCCGGCCCGCGACTTCTCGCAGACCGACGAAGCGCTCCGTCTTCGCAAGATGGGCGAGCAGAATGTGATCACCTACAAAGGGCCAAAGCTCGATGCGCTCACCAAAACAAGGCGTGAGATCGAACTTCCGATTGCCGCTGGCGATGAAGGACTCGCGCAATTTGGCGAACTACTCACTGCCCTCAGTTTTCGGCGCGTAGCCGAAGTGAAGAAGACGCGAACCAAGGCCAATCTCACTTGGCAAGGCTGCCCAGTCGAAGTCGCCCTCGATCAAGTCGATGGTGTGGGGCCGTTTATTGAATTGGAAATCCAAGCATCCGAATCAGACCTGGCACTGGCGAAGCAAGCGATTCTCGATCTGGCCGCGACGCTGAATCTGACCAACCCCGAACGTCGGAGTTATTTGCAACTCCTGTTGAATGGCATTCAACAAACTGCTTGA